A single Vulcanisaeta distributa DSM 14429 DNA region contains:
- the rpoA1 gene encoding DNA-directed RNA polymerase subunit A': MATQAEKTSVREEEIPLKTIKAIKFSILSPDVIRSMSVMEITTSETYDEAGRPMVGGLMDRRLGVVEPGARCETCGNPPDKCPGHFGRIELARPVIHVEYAKYIHDLLRTTCRECGRILLTDEEIEKYSKRLARLRVRWKLLADRLIERIRKKAMERTVCPHCGAKQYKIRFERPYTFYEEKENGVLEKLDPMKIRERLEKIPDSDLELLGWDPKFARPEWAILTVLPVPPPQVRPSIQLETGQRSEDDLTHKLVDIVRVNEKLRTAIDSGAPSSVVDQLWDLLQYHVATYFNNELPNLPPVKHRSGRPLKTLAQRLKGKEGRFRGSLSGKRVDFSSRTVISPDPNLSINEVGVPIDVAKILTVPMTVTEWNIEMARQLVLNGPEVWPGANYVVYPDGRRVDLRYFRDRRELANKLAPGFIVERHLMNGDIVLFNRQPSLHRMSMMGHIVRVLPGRTFRLHLAVCPPYNADFDGDEMNLHVPQNEEARAEAKTLMLVQNHIITPRYGGPIIGARQDYITGGYLLTRKDTFVNKELLMYLLAAANYDGEIDEPAIMHPKELWTGKQVVSMLLPKDLNWVQPTAIKESCKDPYNCYTDEYIVVVNGYMATGVLDKKSIGAEQVDSLWHVVVKRYGNDYARKWVDSVLRALLRFLDLRGFTMGIDSLEMPRESYNELEKLYEESERKVFDYIQRFREGKLEAEPGLTVEETLENDITIELSRVREAAARVAEKYINKDGEAYIMAKTGARGSIVNITQMVAMIGQQTIRGERFKRGFTGRTTAHFEPGDLGPMAKGFVRNNFKVGLTPVEFFFHAAGGRDGLVDTAVRTAQSGYMQRRLINALQDIYVAYDGTVRNASGSIIQTKYAEDGIDVSKSDHGRLNLDEIFRRAGIGR; this comes from the coding sequence ATGGCGACGCAAGCCGAGAAGACCTCCGTTAGGGAGGAGGAAATCCCGCTTAAGACTATAAAGGCCATTAAGTTCTCTATACTATCGCCGGACGTTATCAGGTCGATGTCCGTCATGGAGATAACTACGTCGGAGACTTATGATGAGGCCGGTAGGCCGATGGTTGGTGGATTAATGGATAGGAGGCTTGGCGTCGTTGAGCCTGGCGCTAGGTGTGAGACCTGCGGTAACCCACCCGATAAATGCCCTGGGCACTTCGGTAGGATAGAGCTCGCCAGACCAGTAATTCATGTTGAGTATGCCAAGTATATTCATGACTTGCTTAGAACAACGTGTAGGGAGTGCGGTAGGATATTATTAACGGATGAGGAGATTGAGAAGTATAGTAAGAGGTTGGCTAGGTTAAGGGTTAGGTGGAAGTTACTTGCTGATAGGCTTATCGAGAGGATTAGGAAGAAGGCCATGGAGAGGACCGTATGCCCGCACTGCGGTGCTAAGCAGTATAAGATTAGGTTTGAGAGGCCGTACACGTTCTATGAGGAGAAGGAGAATGGTGTACTGGAGAAGCTAGATCCAATGAAGATTAGGGAGAGGCTTGAGAAGATCCCAGATAGTGACCTAGAATTACTGGGTTGGGATCCGAAGTTCGCAAGGCCTGAGTGGGCAATCTTAACAGTATTACCTGTACCGCCACCGCAGGTTAGGCCATCAATACAGCTGGAGACTGGGCAGAGGAGTGAGGATGACTTAACGCATAAACTCGTTGATATTGTTAGGGTTAATGAAAAGCTTAGGACGGCCATCGACTCAGGAGCGCCAAGTAGTGTGGTTGATCAGTTATGGGACTTACTGCAGTATCATGTGGCTACGTACTTCAATAATGAATTACCGAATCTACCACCAGTTAAGCATAGAAGTGGTAGACCACTTAAGACGCTTGCCCAGAGACTTAAGGGTAAGGAGGGTAGGTTCAGGGGAAGCCTATCAGGTAAGAGGGTTGATTTCTCATCAAGGACTGTAATTAGCCCCGACCCCAACCTAAGCATTAACGAGGTTGGCGTGCCAATTGACGTGGCTAAGATCCTAACGGTGCCGATGACCGTCACCGAGTGGAATATTGAGATGGCTAGGCAGTTGGTGCTTAATGGTCCTGAGGTATGGCCGGGCGCTAATTATGTGGTTTATCCAGACGGTAGGAGGGTTGACCTCAGGTACTTCAGGGATAGGCGTGAGCTAGCCAATAAGTTAGCCCCTGGCTTCATAGTTGAGAGGCATTTAATGAATGGTGATATTGTACTATTCAATAGACAGCCAAGCCTGCATAGGATGTCGATGATGGGCCACATAGTTAGGGTGTTACCTGGCAGGACGTTCAGGCTACACTTAGCGGTTTGTCCACCATATAACGCGGACTTTGATGGGGATGAGATGAACCTGCATGTGCCGCAGAATGAGGAGGCCAGGGCTGAGGCTAAGACGTTAATGCTTGTCCAGAACCACATAATAACGCCTAGGTACGGCGGGCCAATAATAGGCGCTAGGCAGGATTACATAACCGGCGGCTACCTACTAACTAGGAAGGATACATTTGTGAATAAGGAATTGCTCATGTACCTATTAGCCGCGGCTAATTATGACGGTGAAATAGACGAACCAGCTATAATGCACCCGAAGGAGCTTTGGACAGGTAAGCAGGTAGTATCAATGCTACTACCCAAGGACCTGAACTGGGTTCAACCAACGGCAATCAAGGAGAGCTGTAAGGATCCATATAATTGCTATACTGATGAGTATATAGTCGTGGTTAATGGCTACATGGCCACTGGAGTCCTCGATAAGAAGTCCATTGGCGCTGAGCAGGTTGACTCGCTTTGGCACGTGGTAGTTAAGAGGTATGGTAATGACTATGCAAGGAAGTGGGTAGATTCCGTATTAAGGGCGTTACTTAGGTTCTTGGACCTTAGAGGATTCACAATGGGTATTGACTCATTGGAGATGCCGAGGGAGAGCTATAATGAGCTTGAGAAGTTGTATGAGGAGAGTGAGAGGAAGGTCTTCGATTATATACAGAGGTTTAGGGAGGGTAAGCTTGAGGCTGAGCCTGGCTTAACGGTTGAGGAAACGTTAGAGAACGACATAACGATAGAGCTCAGCCGCGTTAGGGAAGCCGCCGCCCGCGTTGCCGAGAAGTACATCAATAAGGATGGCGAGGCCTACATAATGGCGAAAACAGGCGCGAGGGGCAGTATTGTAAATATAACGCAAATGGTCGCGATGATAGGCCAGCAAACAATAAGGGGTGAACGCTTCAAGAGGGGATTCACTGGAAGAACTACGGCTCACTTCGAACCTGGTGACCTTGGTCCTATGGCTAAGGGTTTCGTTAGAAATAACTTTAAGGTTGGTTTAACGCCAGTCGAGTTCTTCTTCCATGCAGCGGGCGGTAGGGATGGTCTAGTCGATACTGCGGTTAGGACGGCGCAGAGTGGTTATATGCAGAGGAGGCTCATTAATGCGTTGCAGGACATCTACGTTGCCTATGACGGCACTGTCAGGAATGCCTCTGGTTCCATAATACAGACTAAGTATGCTGAGGATGGCATTGACGTTAGTAAGAGCGATCACGGCAGGCTCAATTTAGATGAAATATTTAGGAGGGCGGGTATAGGTAGGTGA
- the rpoA2 gene encoding DNA-directed RNA polymerase subunit A'' translates to MVSQEELNNVLAQLANILPPRIIDELKSKLSSMEITREQLASLVKILVNEYYKMLIDPGEAIGIVTAQSVGEPSTQMILRSFHFAGLREFSMALGLPRMIELVDARRKPSVPMMTIYLDEGHRSDPNKAQEIAYKIQLTTIENVAKSVEVDYINSQITIEIDENELRQRGLSMEDVRKVVERIKGKGAQVEIEGNVIRITLEEADIIKLRRIRDKVMQTRLAGIKNVKKTLVRYKDGEWIIETEGTNLEAVLTIDGVDYRRTISNDIHEVAEVLGIEAARTVIMRELKKVLDQQGLDTDIRHLMLISDVMTWTGRVRQVGRHGVVGEKESPLARAAFEVTVKNLVEASIKGELENFRGVVESVLAGKYIPIGTGIVQLLMEFE, encoded by the coding sequence GTGGTTTCTCAAGAGGAATTGAATAATGTGTTGGCACAACTAGCCAACATACTACCTCCGAGGATTATTGATGAATTGAAAAGTAAGCTATCAAGCATGGAAATAACGAGGGAGCAATTGGCAAGCCTAGTTAAGATATTAGTCAATGAGTACTACAAAATGCTTATCGACCCTGGGGAGGCAATAGGCATAGTCACTGCTCAGTCCGTTGGCGAGCCGAGTACTCAGATGATCCTCAGGTCATTCCACTTCGCAGGGCTCAGGGAATTCTCAATGGCCCTTGGTCTACCTAGGATGATAGAGCTTGTTGATGCCAGGAGGAAACCCTCAGTACCGATGATGACGATATACCTAGACGAGGGGCATAGAAGTGATCCAAATAAGGCCCAGGAAATTGCCTACAAGATTCAGTTAACGACGATAGAGAATGTCGCTAAGAGTGTTGAGGTTGATTACATTAATTCACAAATAACCATTGAGATTGATGAGAACGAACTCAGGCAGAGGGGTTTGAGTATGGAGGATGTTAGGAAGGTTGTTGAGAGGATTAAGGGTAAGGGTGCGCAAGTTGAGATTGAGGGTAATGTCATTAGGATAACGCTGGAGGAGGCTGACATTATAAAGCTTAGGAGGATTAGGGATAAGGTAATGCAGACCAGGCTTGCCGGTATTAAGAATGTTAAGAAGACCCTGGTTAGGTATAAGGATGGTGAGTGGATAATAGAGACTGAGGGCACAAACCTGGAGGCTGTCCTCACGATAGATGGTGTTGATTATAGGAGGACAATATCCAACGACATTCATGAGGTTGCTGAGGTACTGGGTATCGAAGCTGCCAGGACCGTCATAATGAGGGAGTTGAAGAAGGTCCTTGACCAGCAAGGTTTAGACACGGACATCAGACACTTAATGCTTATCTCTGACGTAATGACTTGGACTGGAAGGGTTAGGCAGGTTGGTAGGCATGGCGTTGTTGGTGAGAAGGAAAGCCCACTGGCCAGGGCTGCCTTTGAGGTTACGGTTAAGAACTTGGTTGAGGCCTCAATTAAGGGTGAGCTAGAGAACTTTAGAGGTGTTGTTGAGAGCGTGCTTGCTGGTAAGTACATACCTATTGGTACTGGCATTGTTCAGTTACTAATGGAATTTGAATAA
- a CDS encoding 50S ribosomal protein L30e has product MIDISRELQVALNTGKVALGYKESLKAIIDGSAKLVILASNAPAEIMNTVQYYAKISNVPVYVFQGSSWDLGAAVRKPFKISTIVIIDPGESNILALASQRTG; this is encoded by the coding sequence ATGATTGATATTTCACGAGAACTACAGGTCGCGTTGAATACAGGTAAGGTGGCGCTTGGTTATAAGGAATCACTTAAGGCAATAATTGATGGATCAGCAAAACTTGTAATACTAGCATCTAATGCACCGGCTGAGATCATGAATACCGTGCAGTACTATGCAAAGATTTCGAATGTGCCGGTATATGTGTTCCAGGGATCAAGCTGGGACCTCGGCGCAGCCGTCAGGAAGCCCTTCAAGATCTCAACAATAGTCATAATCGACCCAGGAGAAAGTAATATATTGGCTTTAGCATCACAACGTACTGGGTGA
- a CDS encoding NusA-like transcription termination signal-binding factor, with protein MPSIRLTEEEIRYVALFEKITGITPRDTVIDPQYNRIIFIVDKNFAPLAVGKNGINIRKLKELTGKDVEVVEYGETPEELIKNSLYPARVISVKITKLPNNGSIAIATVHNEDKAIAIGKQGRNINRAKLLAKRYFDIDRIKIVSPEQSQ; from the coding sequence ATGCCAAGCATTAGATTAACAGAAGAGGAAATTAGATACGTGGCATTATTTGAAAAGATAACTGGAATAACCCCAAGGGATACGGTAATTGATCCGCAATATAACAGAATAATATTCATTGTTGATAAGAACTTCGCACCACTTGCTGTAGGTAAGAATGGTATCAACATTAGGAAATTGAAGGAATTAACGGGCAAGGACGTTGAGGTTGTTGAGTATGGGGAGACACCCGAGGAGTTGATTAAGAATAGCCTATACCCAGCTAGGGTAATTTCAGTAAAAATAACGAAGTTACCCAACAATGGTAGTATAGCCATAGCCACAGTGCATAACGAGGATAAGGCAATAGCCATTGGTAAGCAGGGAAGGAACATAAACAGAGCCAAATTACTGGCTAAGCGGTACTTCGACATTGACAGGATAAAAATAGTATCGCCAGAACAAAGCCAGTGA
- a CDS encoding 30S ribosomal protein S12, producing the protein MPGKKSPLGMFAARGLKEKRKKFRWSDTYYKRRMLGIAKKFDPLEGAPMARGIVLEKVGVEARKPNAAVRKCVRVQITKNGKVVTAFVPWDGGLNIINEHDEVIIERIGGPEGRAYGDLPGVRFRVIMVNGVSLKAILQGKKQKPVR; encoded by the coding sequence ATGCCTGGTAAAAAATCACCGCTTGGTATGTTTGCCGCCAGGGGATTGAAGGAGAAGAGGAAGAAGTTTAGGTGGAGTGACACGTATTATAAGAGGAGGATGCTCGGCATAGCTAAGAAGTTTGACCCACTTGAAGGAGCACCAATGGCTAGAGGAATAGTCCTTGAGAAGGTCGGTGTCGAGGCAAGGAAACCAAACGCAGCCGTGAGGAAGTGCGTCAGGGTCCAAATAACTAAGAATGGTAAGGTTGTCACAGCATTCGTGCCGTGGGACGGTGGCTTAAATATAATAAATGAGCATGATGAGGTAATAATCGAGAGAATAGGCGGTCCTGAGGGTAGGGCTTACGGAGACCTACCCGGCGTTAGGTTCAGGGTCATAATGGTTAATGGCGTTAGCTTAAAGGCCATATTGCAGGGAAAGAAGCAGAAACCCGTTAGGTAA
- a CDS encoding ADP-ribose-binding protein has translation MPGFKFPNGVTVELIKGDITEVEADAIVNAANSYLEHGGGVAGAIVRKGGWVIQEESREWVRKYGPVPVGGVAVTSAGKLRAKYVIHAVGPRCGIEPIEKLDDAVTNSLRKAEELGLTSIAFPAISTGIFGCPYEDAARIMARAIRREAPGLKSVRRIIICLYGDEAFNVFNRVFNDELREYKTG, from the coding sequence ATGCCGGGCTTTAAATTCCCTAATGGTGTCACTGTGGAACTTATTAAGGGTGATATAACCGAGGTTGAGGCTGACGCTATCGTTAATGCCGCTAATTCGTACCTAGAGCATGGTGGTGGAGTTGCCGGTGCCATTGTTAGGAAGGGTGGTTGGGTTATTCAGGAGGAATCCCGTGAGTGGGTTAGGAAGTATGGTCCTGTCCCTGTGGGTGGTGTTGCCGTGACCAGTGCGGGTAAGTTAAGGGCTAAGTACGTGATTCACGCCGTCGGACCTAGGTGCGGCATTGAACCTATTGAGAAGCTTGATGATGCAGTTACAAACTCTCTTAGGAAGGCTGAGGAGTTGGGACTAACTAGCATAGCCTTCCCGGCAATTAGTACTGGTATATTTGGGTGCCCGTATGAGGATGCGGCGAGGATAATGGCACGGGCAATCAGGAGGGAGGCGCCAGGCCTTAAGAGTGTGAGGAGGATAATCATTTGCTTGTATGGTGATGAAGCATTCAATGTATTTAATAGAGTGTTTAATGATGAATTAAGAGAGTACAAAACAGGTTGA
- a CDS encoding AAA family ATPase, with translation MLFDPKPKERREDLFDRDEELRRLRLGLSYPVTLLLGIRRSGKSSLIKVLMNEEKDVIWVYLDLRKYEGHAYLTYRHLLGEFERALNSWQESLRRLLQGIRGVSISGPGFEVRLGWGKSKVELGDLFDRLSDIGEREGRKVVIVFDEAQELRKLKGFNILYPLAYAYDNLRLNFVFTGSQIGMVYRFLRLRDPGSPLFGRAMFEVRINPFTREQAVEFLRAGFREVSLSVSEGILEDAYNELGGVPGWLTYYGLNYMQLNDHGEAIRRTLEYAVQLIRQEFENFLRGREEARERYYAIMSLCRFGCRWSDVKRMLMAKEGYEVDDKKVTELLQNLMDASFLIKENDLYKPSDPLIARAF, from the coding sequence GTGCTGTTTGACCCTAAGCCTAAGGAGAGGAGGGAGGATTTATTCGATAGGGATGAGGAGTTGAGAAGGTTAAGGCTTGGTCTTAGTTATCCAGTCACGTTATTACTTGGGATTAGGAGGAGTGGTAAGTCGTCATTAATTAAGGTACTTATGAATGAGGAGAAGGACGTGATTTGGGTATACCTTGACCTGAGGAAGTATGAGGGCCATGCATACTTAACATATAGGCACCTACTGGGTGAGTTTGAGAGGGCTTTGAATAGCTGGCAGGAAAGCCTAAGGAGGCTACTGCAAGGTATTCGTGGTGTGTCTATATCGGGGCCTGGCTTTGAGGTTAGGCTTGGTTGGGGTAAGTCTAAGGTTGAGTTGGGTGATTTGTTTGATAGATTGTCTGATATTGGTGAGCGTGAGGGGCGTAAAGTGGTCATCGTGTTTGACGAGGCTCAGGAGTTGAGAAAGCTTAAAGGATTTAACATACTTTACCCACTAGCTTATGCCTATGATAACCTTAGGCTCAACTTCGTATTCACCGGCTCACAGATCGGCATGGTTTATAGATTCCTGAGACTTAGGGACCCTGGCTCACCACTGTTTGGTAGGGCAATGTTCGAGGTTCGTATTAACCCATTCACTAGGGAACAAGCCGTTGAATTCCTAAGGGCTGGTTTTAGAGAGGTTAGTTTATCCGTCAGTGAGGGCATACTTGAAGACGCATATAACGAGTTAGGTGGCGTACCTGGTTGGCTTACTTACTACGGGCTCAATTACATGCAGCTTAATGATCATGGAGAGGCCATTAGGAGGACGCTTGAATATGCCGTGCAGCTTATTAGGCAGGAGTTTGAGAATTTTCTGAGGGGTAGGGAGGAGGCCAGGGAACGTTACTATGCAATAATGAGCCTATGTAGGTTTGGCTGTAGGTGGAGTGATGTTAAGCGCATGTTAATGGCTAAGGAGGGCTACGAAGTCGATGATAAGAAGGTGACGGAACTACTCCAGAACCTAATGGATGCATCATTCTTGATTAAGGAAAATGACCTGTATAAACCGAGTGACCCATTAATAGCCAGGGCATTTTAA
- a CDS encoding MFS transporter produces the protein MIQGEKGKDRVTILGLTSIGHFINDGNMWLIPGIILPVLNQLGVNYAIIGLLSALYAAISAIASPLVPLSIKWLGGHMRAMALGMFLWAFAIGLASIGFLTHNLYLVYVGVVLAGVGAAYYHPIGSALLSATYGGTAGSALGINGAFGSLGRALYPLIASILVFAGAISTVFNLWILAFVTFIVGVAVLLYGIYKFDVKAYRRNKDDPTNSSTTLRASIMLIILLFVITLLRNTAGQGIQTFLGIYINKVLGIKLSISYGEILSILLASAIIGQPILGWLSDKVGRRLIASISTFAFAILFIAFIYTGNLVFAFFAILFVLSNFPLIMAVLGDLFPREQVSWATSIVWNGAVTGGNVLGSLITGLLAQYYVPIYGEVGALEHALLIVLILAFISGALWLAVPKPPRRTKVPLFG, from the coding sequence ATGATACAGGGAGAAAAGGGCAAGGATAGGGTAACAATACTTGGATTAACATCAATTGGTCACTTCATTAATGATGGAAACATGTGGTTAATACCCGGTATAATACTACCAGTACTAAACCAATTGGGCGTTAACTACGCAATAATTGGATTACTATCTGCACTCTACGCCGCAATATCAGCAATAGCGAGCCCTTTAGTACCACTCAGTATTAAATGGCTTGGCGGTCACATGAGGGCTATGGCACTCGGCATGTTCCTATGGGCATTCGCCATCGGCCTCGCCTCAATAGGCTTCTTAACACATAACCTATACCTAGTATACGTAGGTGTTGTATTGGCAGGAGTAGGCGCCGCTTACTACCACCCAATAGGTAGTGCATTGCTGTCGGCCACATACGGCGGAACAGCCGGCTCAGCCCTTGGGATAAATGGCGCATTTGGAAGCTTGGGCAGAGCACTCTATCCACTTATTGCCTCAATCCTTGTATTTGCGGGTGCCATAAGCACAGTCTTTAATTTATGGATATTAGCCTTTGTGACATTCATCGTAGGCGTCGCCGTGTTATTATACGGTATTTATAAATTCGATGTTAAGGCGTATAGGAGAAATAAGGACGATCCAACGAACAGTTCAACGACACTTAGAGCATCTATAATGCTAATAATACTACTATTCGTAATAACATTATTGAGAAACACCGCAGGCCAGGGTATACAGACATTCCTCGGTATATACATAAATAAGGTACTTGGCATAAAGCTCAGTATAAGCTATGGGGAAATCCTATCAATACTACTTGCCTCAGCCATAATAGGTCAACCAATACTTGGCTGGTTAAGTGATAAGGTTGGTAGGAGGTTAATCGCCTCCATATCAACATTTGCCTTTGCAATACTATTCATAGCATTCATATACACTGGAAACCTCGTCTTTGCCTTCTTTGCAATACTCTTCGTGCTCAGCAACTTCCCACTAATTATGGCAGTACTTGGTGATTTATTCCCGAGGGAACAGGTTAGTTGGGCAACATCAATAGTTTGGAACGGTGCAGTTACAGGAGGTAATGTACTCGGCTCATTAATAACGGGGTTGCTCGCGCAATACTACGTACCAATCTATGGCGAGGTGGGTGCCCTGGAGCATGCACTGCTAATTGTGCTGATACTGGCATTCATATCGGGAGCCCTGTGGTTAGCTGTACCTAAGCCGCCAAGGCGCACTAAGGTGCCATTATTTGGATAA
- a CDS encoding carbohydrate kinase family protein, translated as MSNNEDKFDLMIISDCVLDIYYRVRELPIKAGDVAVSDIIALSPGGACTTAIVARKLGLKVAVIDRVGGDPFSDILIKYLNDVGVHTGFIKRVRGFVTISNNIIGADDHAFMGYLGVGKELTIDDINENIIRNSRAVFINGFYASFTRDIIKVFAEVIRIARKYSVPIFLDTGPSINNIDLMINLIKSVSTVFMNEKEMRRLFGDINGLANTTRGTDVIAVVKLGSKGAALVHNGVIHQCQPYNVSNAVTTIGAGDTFDAAYMAGIMHGLSPMNSCDLGNRIAALRIQYLTPIELHNLEGLITW; from the coding sequence ATGAGTAATAATGAGGATAAATTTGACCTAATGATAATCTCTGACTGCGTCTTAGATATTTATTATAGGGTTAGGGAATTACCTATTAAGGCTGGTGACGTTGCCGTATCCGATATAATTGCCCTATCACCCGGCGGTGCATGCACAACAGCTATAGTAGCCCGTAAACTAGGCCTTAAGGTCGCAGTCATTGATAGGGTTGGTGGTGACCCATTCTCCGACATACTCATTAAGTACCTTAATGACGTCGGCGTGCACACGGGATTTATAAAAAGGGTGCGTGGTTTCGTAACAATATCCAATAATATAATTGGCGCTGATGACCACGCATTCATGGGTTACCTAGGCGTTGGTAAGGAACTAACGATAGATGATATTAATGAGAATATTATCAGGAATTCGAGGGCTGTATTTATCAATGGCTTCTATGCCTCATTTACGAGAGACATTATCAAAGTATTCGCAGAGGTAATTAGAATTGCCCGTAAGTACTCAGTCCCTATATTCCTCGATACGGGACCCTCCATTAATAACATAGACCTCATGATTAACCTCATTAAGTCAGTAAGTACTGTCTTTATGAATGAGAAGGAGATGAGGAGGTTATTTGGTGATATAAATGGTTTAGCCAACACCACACGTGGTACTGACGTTATTGCCGTAGTGAAGCTAGGCAGTAAGGGCGCCGCCCTGGTACATAATGGAGTAATTCATCAATGCCAACCTTATAACGTGAGTAATGCAGTGACAACAATAGGCGCTGGTGATACATTTGATGCTGCCTACATGGCTGGCATCATGCATGGTCTGAGTCCCATGAATTCCTGCGATTTAGGCAATAGGATTGCTGCATTAAGAATTCAATACCTAACGCCAATCGAGCTACACAACCTCGAGGGTCTCATTACGTGGTAA
- a CDS encoding MFS transporter: MVRYEKWSRIHALIFTVFSISTTIEAYIYSIAYIASGWVSVPRALIALLSIWPPLWLLIGDAVMGPISDAIGRKRSLYLSLIMYVVGSVSLILSINYALLLFSIAILMLAVGGEYNTVMISSHEYFPSSIRSRAVYLILNFTNFGGALATALALANITSVVLQKLALGLTILIIIPVLYLLRSLIPESPYWLRARKVIPEGQWPDLIKEEGNRTSVMLPPLSVRIVIGGLIGWSYTAGFTLMVLTFGPYYFPNLTNWLIFTFSVASFISGIPVSMFADKVSRKLLLLTSSLGSLITSLLILSLISSLVNDQYIFWALFILFSILVNTYFLTEDTLKSEYWVTRRRGSYTAAVRVMSLGGSIPVIFLSSYLPVSSYLVLATAIFSVGFAASLTWYLIGAETGKGISISAWEHE, from the coding sequence ATGGTTAGGTACGAAAAATGGAGCAGGATACATGCACTAATTTTCACGGTGTTTTCCATAAGTACCACGATTGAGGCCTACATATATTCCATAGCCTACATAGCCTCTGGCTGGGTCTCGGTACCAAGAGCCTTAATTGCCCTACTATCTATTTGGCCGCCTCTATGGCTACTAATCGGCGATGCCGTAATGGGGCCTATCTCAGATGCCATTGGTAGGAAGAGGAGCCTTTACTTATCGTTGATTATGTACGTAGTGGGTTCCGTGAGCCTAATACTTAGTATTAACTACGCATTATTGCTATTTTCCATAGCCATACTAATGCTCGCCGTTGGAGGTGAGTATAATACGGTTATGATCTCATCCCATGAATACTTCCCAAGTAGCATCAGGAGCCGTGCTGTTTACTTAATACTTAACTTTACGAATTTCGGCGGTGCCTTAGCAACGGCCCTAGCCCTGGCAAACATAACATCGGTAGTGCTTCAAAAACTCGCACTTGGGCTGACAATACTCATAATAATCCCAGTGCTTTACCTACTTAGGTCATTAATTCCTGAATCACCATACTGGCTCAGGGCTAGGAAGGTAATCCCCGAGGGTCAGTGGCCTGATTTAATTAAGGAGGAAGGTAATCGTACATCAGTAATGTTACCACCATTATCAGTTAGGATAGTGATTGGTGGCTTAATTGGCTGGTCATATACAGCGGGCTTCACATTAATGGTATTAACCTTCGGGCCCTACTACTTCCCTAACCTTACTAATTGGCTTATTTTCACCTTCTCGGTGGCGTCCTTCATCTCCGGAATACCAGTGAGCATGTTTGCCGATAAGGTTAGTAGAAAGTTACTGTTACTTACTTCATCGTTAGGATCCCTAATTACCTCATTACTCATACTATCACTAATTAGCAGTCTCGTGAACGATCAATACATCTTCTGGGCGCTCTTCATACTATTTTCAATACTCGTAAATACATACTTCCTAACCGAGGACACACTAAAATCTGAGTATTGGGTTACGAGGCGCAGGGGCTCCTACACCGCGGCTGTTAGGGTTATGTCATTGGGTGGTTCAATACCTGTGATATTCCTATCATCTTACCTGCCAGTGAGCTCATACTTAGTATTGGCGACCGCAATATTCAGTGTTGGTTTTGCGGCATCCCTTACCTGGTACTTAATTGGTGCTGAGACTGGTAAGGGAATTAGTATTAGTGCGTGGGAACATGAGTAA